The window TCGCTGACAGGCCCGCTGAATTCGGTCTCCACCGCGATGGCGCGGTAGACGATCTGGTGGTCGACGCCCGGCCCGATCAGCTCGCGCATGCGCGCCGCGCAGGCTTCTTCGGAGCCGGGCAGGAACCGGCAGTCAAACCGCGCTGTGGCGTGCGGCGGTATGACGTTCGTCTTTCCGCCCGCGGCCAACTCGGTCGGCGAGGCGACGTCGCGCAGTGACGAAGCGATCATGCGGGCGGCCGGGCCGAGGTGGTGCAGCAACGCTTCTGGGTCAACCGGATCGAACGGTTCGCCGACGCAGTCGGCGACGGTCTGCAGCAGGGCGCGCGTGGTCGGGGTGAGGCGATACGGGAACTCGTGCCGGCCGATGCGGGCGACGACCTCGGCTAGGTTCACCACGCTGTTACCGTCATTGATCATCGATGCGTGCCCGGCGGGACCGCGCGCGGTGACCTCGAACCAGAGGACGCCCTTCTGCGCGGTCTCGATGAAATACAGTCGTTGCCCGGTGGGCAGCCGCGCCGAGTACCCGCCGACCTCTCCGATGGCCTCGGTGCAGTCGTCCAGTAGGTCGCGATGATGCTCGACCAGCCACCGCGCGCCCAGTCGGCCGCCGTTCTCCTCGTCGGCGACGAAGGCGAGCACGACGTCACGGGCCGGCCGCTGCCCGCTGCCTGACCAGGCCCGGATCACCGCAAGCACCTGGGCCACGAAGTACTTCATGTCGACCGCACCGCGACCCCACAGGCATCCGTCCGCCAGCTCGGCGCCGAACGGGTGCCTGCTCCAGATGGCCGGTTCCGCCGGGACGACGTCGGTGTGGGCGTGGATGAGGAGCGGTGGCCGTGTTCGGTCCAGTCCGGGCCAACGCGCCATGACCGTGGTGCGTCGGGGGCGGGGTTCGATGATCTCGACAGGCAGGCCCGCGTCGGCCAGAACGGTCGCGCAGTATTCCGCGGCGGTGCGCTCGCCCGGGCCGTCGTCGGTGCCGTAGTTGGAGGTGTCGATCCGCAGCAGGTCGGCGCAGATGGCCACGGCGACGTCGGCCGCGGAACGGGGGGCGCGCTCGCCCGCGGCGACCGCGGCGATCCCGGCGGCCGCGACCGGGGCTGCCGGGGTCGCGCCGTCAGGCATGCCGCGGCCCACCGGGCTGGTCCAGTTCCAGGGCCGGTGTCAGTTCGCGCGCGGTGGGTGCTGGCGCTGGCCGCCGTTGGGGCAGAGCGGCGGCCTGGTCCACCGGCAGTCCCGTGGTGCGTGGCCCGAGCGCGAGGACGTCGAGGGCCAGGATGACCAGGGCGGCGGCGACCACGGTGAACACGGCTCCCGACCCGGCGTGGTCGAGGACGGGGATGAGGACGAAGGGCAGCGCGGCGGTGACGAGCCGGCTCAGCGCGTACGCCGCGCCGACCGCCGTGGCACGCACCGCGGTCGGGTACAGCTCGGCCGTAAAGACGTGGTAACCATTGGAGTAGACGTTGCTGATCAATGTAAACAGCGTTCCCCACAAAACCACGGTGGTGCCGGAGCCGGCGAACCCGAACAGCAGCCCGGTGACGGCCATTCCACTGGCCGAGACCGCCACGACGGCACGGCGCTCGAAGCGTTCGATCACTGGCAGCGACAGCAGTGAGCCGAGCGGATAGCCAACATAGGTGAGGGCGAGGAAGCTCAGCGAGGTAAGCACCGTGTAGCCCTTCGCGACCAGCACCAGGGTCGCGATCGTGCCGAATCCGTAGTAGCCGATCGCCGACATCACATTCATGATCCAAGCCATCACGGTGCGCCGCAGGAACGGCCCGGTGAACAACACACGGAACGGCGGGCGCCGCAGTGCTGTCTCGGGAGGCGCCGTCGGGGCCGGGACGGGGACCGGTTCGGAAAGGGCGTGCCCACGCCGGACGGCGTCGGTCTCCCACGCGGTGACGATGCGGTCGGCCTCCTCATGCCGCCCGACCGACTCCAGCCAGCGCGGCGACTCGGGCAGCACCCGCCGCAGCGCCCACACCAGCACGGCGCCGAGAGCGCCGAGGAAGAACATCCAGCGCCATCCGTCGACGCCGACCGGACTGCGCGCCACGAGCCCGCGGCCGAGAAACCCGGCGGCCGGGACGCCAAGGAAGCCGATCGTGTACGCGACGGCAATGAGCCGGCCGCGCACCCGCGGTGGCAGCAGATCGGACAGGTAGGAGTCGCCGAGCGTGAGCTCAGCCCCCAGCCCCATCCCGGCCAGGAACCGTGCGCCGACGAGGACCTCGACGTTCGGCGCCAGTCCGCCGACCAGCGAGAACACCGAGTAGATGAGCAGGTTCAGCAAGAACGAGTTGCGGCGGCCGATGCGGTCGGCCAGCCGGCCGAGTACCAGCGCGCCGGCAAACTGGCCCACGAAGGCACTGGCCAGCAGAAGCTTGAGCGCATCCCCTCCGAATCCGAATCTCTCCTTCAGCACGACCGACAACGTGCCGGCCAGAAACACCTCGTAGGTGTCGAAGAAGAACCCGAGCCCGACGCAGATGACCGCGACGAGGTGGATCCTGCCAACCGGCAGGCGATCGAGCCGAGCCGCCAGGGATGGTTTGCCGACGTCGATAGAAGATGTCATGGCCTTTTCTCCAGGTCGCTATAGCCGCGTTTCCGCGGCAAGGAAATGGGCTCTGCTAGCCCAGCGGCGTCGGCGACGCTGGCGTGTCAGTTAACGCGGGAAAGGCGCTATTCGCGGATAGCCGAGGAGGCTCGAGCGGAACGGTGTTGTCCGCTCCGTGGCTGCCGCAATGAACAGCACGCGGTTTCGGCTCCGGGCGGCGCCTAGGACGACATGGTGGCGTCGGCTGCCGCCGCCCGAGCCCGGTCCAGCTCGGCGTCGAGCAGCCCGGGTGGGTCCTCGGGAACCATCTGTCGCATGGGATGGACGACGACGGACTCGAACACCCCGGCCCGGTGGTAGGGCTCGCCCGCGAGGAACCGCGAGGCTTCGGACGTAGTGGCCACTCGCAGGGCGAACACCGCACCGATGGCGAGCCCGTCCTCGGCGGTCAGCGGGCCACCGAAGACCAGCCTCGACCGGGCGGCCATCATGTACTCGAGGTGCGCGGGCCTGATCGCGCGGCGGAGTTCCTGGGTGCCGGTCCGGTCGCGGCACAGAACTAGCACGATCATGGCTGCTGCCTTCCGTGATGACCGTCGCTACCACCGGGGCTCGGGACGTGCGCGGGGCCGCCCCGAACGGGGGCCGGGCGCCGCAGGGTCGAAGCCGCGAGGGCGGCCGCGACGGTATAGGCGGCCGCCACCGCGATGAGCGCTCGGCCGATACCCGCCCGCTCACTTCCCGCGCCCGCGACTACTCCGCCGAGCAGCGCGATGCCGAGGGTTCCGCCGATCTGGCGGGCGGTGTTGTTCAGCCCGGACCCTAGGCCGGCCCGCGCTCCCGGGACGGCCGCGACCGCGGTCGACACCACCGCCGGCAGCGCCAGCCCGATGCCCACGCCCGCGAGCACCAGACCGGCGGTGGCAGCGACTCCCGACGCCCGGTCGGCTGCGACGAGCGCGACACCCGTACCGGCGGCCAAGCCGCCAAGCGTCCCCGGGACGCGTTGGCCGAACCGGTCGGCGATCCGCCCGGCGAGCATGCTGACGGCGGCATAGGCCGCGAACAGCGGAGCGATGCGGACGCCCGTAGCGGTGGCTGACCGGCCGTCCACATGCTCGAAATCGAGGCTGAGCAGGTAAAGCAGGCCGAGAGTCGCGAAGTTGACCAGCAGCGAGGCGAGGTTGGCGCCCCGGAAGGTTCGCGAACGGAACACCGACAGTGGCACGAGTGGCGTCGCGCACCGGCGCTCCACCGCGACGAATCCCGCCGCGAGCAGGACCGAGGCGCCGAGCGCCAGCCATCCGATGACCGACCCGGGCTCCGCGGCTGCCTCGGACAGCCCCCAGGCCAGGGCGCCCAGCATGAGCACGGCGAGGATCTGGCCGCCGCGGTCGAGGTGGCGGTCGTGGCCGCCGCGACGCGACTCGCGCAGCACCCTGCGCCCGGCCGCGATGCTCACGAACGAGATCGGCACGTTGATCCAGAAGATCCACCGCCACCCCAGTCCGTCCACGACCAGACCACCGACGAGTGGACCGACGACCAGGGCGATGCCGGCCACGGCCGACCACACGCCGATCGCGCGGGTGCGGTCGGTCCCGTCGAAGGCGTCAGTGAGGATGGCGAGCGAAGACACGAGGACGGCAGCGCCGGCGACGCCCTGCAAGGTGCGGAACAGGATCAGCCAGCCGACTCCGGGCGCGGCCGCGCAACCAGTCGACGCGGCCGCGAAGCCGGCCAGCCCGGCCAGGAAGACCCGCCTGCGCCCGAACAGGTCGCCGACGTCGCCAAAACCGATCATGAACGCGGCGAACGTCACGAAATACCCGTCGACCACCCAGGTGACCGCGCCGGTGGACGCGTGCAGCCGGCGACCGATCGCGCCGACCGCCACGTTGACGACGGTCAGATCCAGCTGGGTGACGAACAGCCCGACGCAGGTGACGAGCAGCACCGACCAGTCCCGGCGGCTCCAGCGTCCAGCCACGGACTGGTTGGCGCCAGCGTTCCCGCCCACGGCGGTCGCCGCCGCTGTGCTGGGCGTCCGCAGGCTCACCGGCTGACCGACCATGGCCGGCGTGGCACCGTTCGGGCCGGCGCGATCTCCCCGGTGTTGCGTCCATCCCGGCCATCCCAGCGGCGAGCGCGGCACGGACGGTGCGACCGGGTGGCAAGCCATCTGATCATCATCGCGCCTAGTCATGTTCGGTGGACGGACGGACGTCGACCGACGGGGCCGGTCCCCGGCACAGCAGAAGCAACGCCACCGCGACCTCGCTGCCGGCTGGGCCGAGCGCGTCCAGGAATCTGCGGGTGACCTCGTACTCGCGGGTCATCTCGATCCGCCCTCCGCCGGCGGTCATCCGCAGCTTCTGTATCCGCCAGGCCACCCGACGCCGCAGCACGATCACGTCGCGGATCAGGTCGTCGAGCTCGTCGATGATCTCGCGACCCTCAGTCACCGAGTCGATCGTGGAGATGTCCGGGGTCTCGGGGCCGAGCAGGTCGAGGCCGGTCGGCCAAGACCGGCTAGGTGCCGGGTGCGGTCGCGCGTCGAGTTCGCCGGCGGTCACCGCGGCACGTCCCGAGAGCAGGTGCGGCCGGTCTTCAAGCGCATGGTGTGTCTCCTTCGTCGTCGTTCGTGACTGCCGGTCTCGGCGGGGCCAGCCGGCCTGGCAGCGCCCCGCAGACCAGCGCGGCCAGCAGGTAGGCGGCCGCGGCCACGGCCAGTCCGACCCGCGTGCCCGCGGCGACCGAGTGGGAGCCGGCGACGATGCCGCCGAGCAACGCGACGCCGCGGGCCGGCGTGCGGGGGCCGAACCGTTCGACGAGTCGCCCGGAGAGAAGGCTGATGATCAGCAGCACGCCCCAGGCGCCGCGGTCCCAACGAGCCCGGGGATGCGTCCACCTTGGTCACCCGGCCTTCCTGGGCCGGCTGGGCGTGGGCCGGCTGGGCGTGGGGCGGCTCGGGGCGGGCTCGTCGAAGGTGCCGAGGACGCGGACCCGGACGCCGTGCTCGGCCAGCTCGCGCAGCACGGCCCGTGGCGGCGGGTCGTCGGGATGGCCGTGCCACTCGATGAGGAAGTAGAAGCGGCCCAGCCCGTCGCGGGTCGGCCGGGATTCGATCCGGAGCAGGTCGATGCCGGCGCGGGCGAACGGTTCGAGGACGGTCATCAGCGATCCGGGCCGGTCGCGCCGCTGGAAGCAGGCGATGACCGTCCGCTCGCGTCCGGTGCGGGCCGGCTCGTCGCGGCCGAGGACGACGAACCGGGTCTCCGCTGTGGCGGTCTCCCCAATGTCGTCGGCCAGAACGCTGAGCCGCGGGGCGGCGAGGCCCGCCTTTGGCGTGACCGCGGCGGTTCGGCCGGTCGGGTCGCCCAGGGCGAGCTCGAGCGCGGCCGTCGTGGACGGGGTCGGGACCAGGCTGGACCGCGGGGCGTGCTCGGCCAGCCAGGCACGGCATTGGTCGAGCGCGTGCGGATGTGAGGAGACCGTGCGCAGTGCCTCGGGGCTGGCACCGTGCCGGCCGACGAGCTGGAACCGGACCGGGATGACGACGTCGCGGTGCAGGCGGACCTGGCTTCGTTCGGACGGGTCCACGGCCTTTCCGGTGCCCAGGCCGGCGAGCAGGTCGGCCGTCGGCCCGACCAGGCCGGCGACCGAGTTCTCCCAGGCCAGCACGCCGTAGGTGACCGAGCCGTCGCTGAGCCGGGCCATGAGTTCGTCGGGGTCGGCGCAGGGGACGTGCCGCAGCGCGGCCAGGGCCGGATCGGCCAGCACGGTGCGGTGGGTGAAGGTACCCGCCGGTCCGAGGTAGGCGACGGACGCGGCTGGGGCGGGATCGAGTGTGGTGGTCACGGCCGACTCCTGGAGGTCTCCACGCGCGGGACGGGTCGACGCCGCCGGTGCCGCCGGGGGCGGCCCCGGCTATTGGGTGAGGCCTTCGGGCGACTAGCGGGCCGCCAGCGCGTCCGACAGCAGGTCGGGCCCGACGACCTTCCCTGGATTGAGCACGTTGGCCGGGTCGAACAGGTCCTTGATACGGGCCATCCACAGGGCCGCGTCGCCGTGCTCGGCGGTCAGGTACTGGCGCTTGCTCAGGCCGATGCCGTGCTCGCCGGTGCAGGTGCCGCCGACGCGCAGCGCGTGGCGGACCAGCTGGTCCGAGAACAGCGCGGCGGGGGCGTCCTGGCCCTCGGCGACCGCGACGACGGTGTGGATGTTGCCGTCGCCGACGTGACCGGTGGTGACCACGTCCAGCCCGAGATCGGCGCGCAGCTCGCTGATCACCTGCGCGTGCTCGACGATCGCCGACAGCGGCACAGCCGTGTCAGTGATCAGGTATCGCCGGCCGGGGAAGGCCCGGCGGATCGACCAGTACAGGCGGTGGCGTGCTTCCCAGATGGCCTCCCGCTCCGCCTGCGCGGTCGCCGTGCCGACCGTGCTCGCGCCGGCGTCGAGCAGGACTCGGCGGGCGATGTCCAGCTCGGTGGCCAGGCCGGCCGCGGTGGAGCTGTGCAGTTCGACGAACAGGGCAGGGGCGTCCGGGACCAGGCCGGGCACGTCCTGGGCGAGCAGGCCGGCGGTGATCTCGTCGAGCAGCTCGAGGCGGGCGATGGGCAGCCCGGTCCCGACCGCGGCGAAGGCGCCGGCCACCGCGGCGGCGACGTCGGGGAAGAACGCCCGCAGAACCGCGATCTCCTCGGGTACGGGGTGCAGCGCGACGGTGAGTTCGGTGATGACGCCCAAGGTGCCCGCCGAGCCGATGAACAGGTCGCGCAGGTCGTAGCCGCTGCTCGACTTGCGGACCGGCCGGCCCAGCCGCAGCACCTCACCGCTGGCCAGCACGACCTCCAGGGCCAGAGTGTTGGCCCGCATGCCGCCGTAGCGGATCGTGGTCGTGCCGCTGGCGTTGGTCGCCGCCATCCCGCCGAGGCTCGCGTCCGCGCCCGGGTCGACGGGAAACGTCAACCCGAACTCCCTCGCCCGGGAGTTGAGCCCGTTCCTGGTCAGGCCCGGCTGGACGACCGCGCGGAAGTCCTCCGGGCACAGCGCGACAAGCCGGTTCATCCGGGAGACGTCGAGGCTCACCTCGCCGCCGAGTGGCACCACATGGCCCTCGGCGCTGGTGCCGGTACCGAACGGGATGAGCGCCACGTCGTGGCGGGCGGACCATCGCATCGTGGTGACGACGTCGTCACGGGTCTCGGCGAACACCACCGCTCGCGGCGGGATGCTGTCCAGGTGGTTCTCGTCGCGGCCGTGGGTGTCGAGGTCGGCGGGCCGGGTCGACACCGTGCCCGCGAGCCCGGCGGCCAGCTCGGCGAGGGCGTCCGCGTCCGGGACCACCCTGGCCGGCCGGCTGACGGTGGTCACCGCGCGGCCGACACGGTCTCGGTGACGGCCTGCACGACGTCCACGGAGGCGGCGCCGGCCGGCGCGACCGGGACGAGCTCGAACAGGACGCCGCCGGGTGGGGCGACGGTGTGGTGGGCCGCGCGGGGCGTCCAGCCGGCCTCGGCGAATGCCTCGCCCCACTCGGCCTCGGTCGGCAGGTAGGTGTGCATGAGCGCGTGGGCGGCCTCGAAGCCGAGCCGGAAGATGGGCGTGTCCGGCCCGGGCGTGTCCTCGGACCGGACAACGTCGCAGAGCAGCATCGTCCGAAGGTTCGGGAAGGCGATCCGCAGGTTGGTCAGCACCCGCACGCACGACTCGCGCGGCCAGAAGTCGTGGCCCATGAACACGCAGGTGACGACGTCGACGTCGGACAGGTCGTCGGCGGGGGTGAGCCGGTGGACGTCGCCCTGGCGCACGCTGAGCCGGTCGGCCAGGCCCTCGGCCGCGATGACCTGCCCCGCCAGCTCGACCGAGGCGGGGGCGAGGTCGATGCCCACCCCGGTCACCCCGGGATTCCGCTTCATGATCCGGACCAGGCGCCCACCCGAGCCGCAGCCCAGGTCGGCGACCCGGGTGAGCTCGAGGCCGCCCAGGACGCGGTCGAACAGCGGCTCGACCTCGCCGTTGCCCATGAGCCGGGAGCTGAGGGCCACCGCGCGCATGTCGCGGTGATAGGTGACCTCGTCCCGGTCGGGCGCCAGGTCGGCCGCGTAGGTGAACACCTCGCCGTTGCCGCGCACCAGCCAGTAGAAGTAGCCACGCAGTTCGTACGCGTCGGCGAAGCGCGGACCGGGCCGGACCAGCAGGGCCGGGTCCGAGGTGTCCAGCTCGACGATGCCGGCCCAGGCCAGCGCGTTGAGCAGGGCGCGCGCGACCCAGGGCGACACCGGCTCGCCGCCACGGCGCAGGTCGTCTGCCCGACAGGTGCCGCCGTCGGCGAGCGTGTCGAACAGGCCGAGCTCGACGGCGGCTGAGATCGCGCTGGCGGCCACGTAGGAGGAGAAGATGTCGGCCACCGGGCCGATGGTCGCGGGCGGCGGCGCGGCGGGGGCCGCCGAGGGAGCGGGCTGTGGCGAAAGGGAGGCGCACATAGCAATTCCTTCGCTGGGAGCCGGTGGGGGAATGGGGATTACCAGGGGTGGGTCGTCGCGAATATGAGCACGACAACGGAGCGTTCACCGCAGGCGCCTATTGCGTGCCGCGGTTCGGCGTTGACCGAACGAGAATCGGACCAACGAACTGAGAATGTCTTTTCATTTATGGTGCGGACGGCGGCCGCCGAGTGTCAAGCGAAGGAATGTTAACATTCTATATCGGCATGTTACACTTGGTGCATATTTCTGCCTCGTTTCGGCGGGACTGGACGATGGAAAGGGTGGTTCACACGCCTACGGCGAGCGGTTCGATCCGCGGCGAGGAACCGGGCAGCCGCCGGATCAGGCGGGATTACCTGGCGAGCCGGCGGGATCTTCTGGATGCGGCCGAGCGATTGCTCGCGAAACACGGCGGGCGGTTCAGCCTCGTGGATCTCGCGGCCGAGGCCGGTGTGTCGACCGCCACTGCCTATCGACATTTCCCGGACGTGGACGCGGCCCTTGACGCCTATTACACGCAGCTCGTGGAGACCCTGGTCAGCCACATGGAGGCGGTGCCGGCCGCGCCGGATGTGCTGCGCCGTTTCGTCGCCGTGTGCGAGCTGTGGGTCCGCGAGGCCGTGAGCTGGGGGCCGGCCGTGGTGCACGTCCGGTCCTCCCGCGGTTTCCTGCAGCGGCTGCGCGCGGACGACCCGGTGATCGGCCGGCTGTTCGGGGCGCTCGCGCCGCTGCTGGCCGCGCTGACCGAGGCCGGTTTCATTCCTCCCGGGCCCGCCGAGTACGGGGTGCTCATCTGGGTGACCGTGTTCGACGAGCGGGTGGTCGTCGATCTGCACGACAGCCTGAGCTGGCCGTCCGCGCGCATCGCGGCCGAGCTGACCGGCAGCGTGCTGCGCGCCCTCGGCCGGCCCGCCGGGGCGGCCGAGTAGCACTCGGCTACCCGGCCGCCCCGGCGCTCAGCCGAGCACGGCCGTCGCCTCGATCTCCACCAGCAGGCCGGGCCGCACCAGCCCGCAGACCACGGTCGTCCGGGCCGGCGGGTCGACCGGGAAGGCCTCCCGGAACGCGACGTCGAGCTCCGGCGCGGCGGCGGCCTCGGTCAGGTAGCACACGCAGCGCACCACGTCGGCGAGGCGGCCACCCGCCCGGTCCAGGACCTCGGCGATCTGGCCGAAGATGTCGCGCGCCTGGCTCACCGTCGTGCTGCCGCGCGGCCGGCCGGTCGCCGGGTCCAGGGCGACGCAGCCCGAGAGCACGACCAGGTCATCGACCCGCACCGCGGCGCTGATCGGGGCCAGGCCGGCGAGCCCGGGCGGCAGCGGCACGGTCGTCCTGGTCGAGCGTGGCCGGTCGACGGATCCGGTCCTCGCGCCGATCACCATCGCGACGCCGCCGACGGTCTGATCATCGTGTCGGTCAGCTCGTCGACGCCGCTTGCTCCGAGAAGCTTGATGGTCGTCGAGATCTCCTCGCGTAGCAGTTCGTGCAGCCGGCCGACGCCTTCCTCGCCGCCGGCCGCGAGCGCCATCGCCGCGGCGCGGCCGATGACGACGACGTCGGCGCCGAGCGCCAGTGCCTTGACGACGTCGCTCCCGCGGCGGATCCCCGAGTCCAGCGCGATGGGCACCCGACCGCTGACCGCCGCGACGACCTCCGGAAGCTGGTCGAGGGCCGCGGGCACCGTGTCGAGCTGCCGGCCGCCGTGGTTGCTGACCAGCACCGCGGCGGCTCCGGCCCGCACGGCCGCCTCGGCATCGGAACCGGTGAGGATGCCCTTGGCCATCCAGGGCAGCGGCGAGTCCGCCATCCGCCCGGCGAGCTCGTCCCAGGTCCAGATCGGCTCCCGGCGGACGAACAGTTGGCCGAGGGTGTCGGCCAGGTCGGCCGGACCGGCGTGCGGGTAGTTGCCGCTGACCACGTCGACGGCCACGTCGAACCGGTTGCGCATGTTGCGCTCGCGCCAGCCGGCCGTCGGGCAGTCCAGCGTCAGGCAGAGCGCGCTGAAACCCGCGGCGGCGGCCCGGCGCAGCATCGCGGCGAAGTTCGCCGGGTTGCCCATCGGGTGCAGCTGGGCCATCCGCGCGGCGCCCGGCGCCGCCGTCGCCACCTCCTCCCAGGAGTACGACCCGGCCTCCGGCACGATCGAGGCCACGCCGGCCTTGGCGTTCGCCCGGGCGACGGCGAGCTGGCCGTCCCGGTGCATCAGCCGGTCGGCGCCGAACGGGCTGGTGAGCACCGGCATCGACAGCTCGATGCCGAGGAAGGTGCGGGCCAGGTCCGGCTCGCCGGCCCCGGTCATCAGCCGTGGCAGCACCGCCCACTGCTCGAACGACGACAGGTTGGCCCGCAGCGTCTGCTCGCCGCCCGAACCACCGTCGAGGAAGTCCCACACCTGCGGGGGCAGCGCGCGACGGGCCTCCTCGTAGATCTCCCCGACCGTGGCGAACCGGTCGGCTGAGGTGAAGGAGACGAACGGGCTCGGGTCGGTCCCGGTCGGGGCCGTCGCGTCCCGCGGCCGGGCGGGCCGCGCCGGCGGGACCGCGGCCTGGGTCGAGGCGTCAGTGGCTGTCACGTGTCACTCCACTCCACTCCTGTCTGATCGGCGGCCGTGCCGGGCGATCAGGACGTCGCCGCGCGGACGGCCTGCGTCCCGGCCGCCGCTTCGGTAGAGCTCGATCTCTGTCGGCTGGCCCGATCACCCCGCGAGCAGCTGCCGGTCCGACGGGGCGTCCCCGAGCCCGGACACGATGTCGACCAGGTCGGACGGCGTCAGCGCCGTCTTAGCGGGCCCGGCCACGTCGTAGATGACCCGGCCGCGCGACATCACCAACAGCCGGTCGCCGACCTCGATCGCGTGGCGCATGCTGTGCGTGATCATCATCGAGGCGCAGCCCAGTCGTTCGTGCATCTGGAGGGTGAGGTCGAGGACCCGCGTACGGGTCCTGGGGTCCAGCGCCGCCAGGTGCTCATCGAGCAGCAGGAGCTTGGGTTTCCGTAGGCCGGCCATCAGCATCGTCACGCTCTGCCGCTGCCCTGCGGACAGCAGCGTCACCGGGTCGGCGAGGCGGCGCTCCAGGCCCAGGCCGAGCACGGCGAGGTCCTCGCGCATGCCCGAGCGCCGGCCCGGGGTGACCGCGGGCGACAGCCGCCGCCGACGGCCGCGGGCGGCGGCGAGAGCGAGGTTGTCGGCCAGGGAGAGATCGGGCGCGGTGCCCGCGAGTGGGTCGTCGAAGACGCGGGCCACCGCGCCGGCGCGGGCGTGGACCGCCAGCCGCGTCACGTCCCGGCCGCCGAGCAGCACCCGCCCCCGGGTCGGCCGGTAGACCCCGGCCACCACGTTGACCAGGCTGCTCTTGCCGGCGCCGTTGCTGCCGACGACGGTGACGAACTGACCAGCCGGGATCTCCAGGTCGACGTGGTCGAGCGCGACGACCTCCGTCGGGGTGCCCGCGCCGTGGACCAGGCGCACTCCGTCCAGCCTCAGCATCAGCCAGCCTCCTTCATCGT of the Pseudofrankia saprophytica genome contains:
- a CDS encoding M20/M25/M40 family metallo-hydrolase, coding for MPDGATPAAPVAAAGIAAVAAGERAPRSAADVAVAICADLLRIDTSNYGTDDGPGERTAAEYCATVLADAGLPVEIIEPRPRRTTVMARWPGLDRTRPPLLIHAHTDVVPAEPAIWSRHPFGAELADGCLWGRGAVDMKYFVAQVLAVIRAWSGSGQRPARDVVLAFVADEENGGRLGARWLVEHHRDLLDDCTEAIGEVGGYSARLPTGQRLYFIETAQKGVLWFEVTARGPAGHASMINDGNSVVNLAEVVARIGRHEFPYRLTPTTRALLQTVADCVGEPFDPVDPEALLHHLGPAARMIASSLRDVASPTELAAGGKTNVIPPHATARFDCRFLPGSEEACAARMRELIGPGVDHQIVYRAIAVETEFSGPVSEAITQAVIATDPGAITVPYLLPAGSDAKHFSQLGINCFGFAPLQLPDGFDFPAAFHGVDERVPVDAIRAGVAILERFLQLC
- a CDS encoding MFS transporter; translation: MTSSIDVGKPSLAARLDRLPVGRIHLVAVICVGLGFFFDTYEVFLAGTLSVVLKERFGFGGDALKLLLASAFVGQFAGALVLGRLADRIGRRNSFLLNLLIYSVFSLVGGLAPNVEVLVGARFLAGMGLGAELTLGDSYLSDLLPPRVRGRLIAVAYTIGFLGVPAAGFLGRGLVARSPVGVDGWRWMFFLGALGAVLVWALRRVLPESPRWLESVGRHEEADRIVTAWETDAVRRGHALSEPVPVPAPTAPPETALRRPPFRVLFTGPFLRRTVMAWIMNVMSAIGYYGFGTIATLVLVAKGYTVLTSLSFLALTYVGYPLGSLLSLPVIERFERRAVVAVSASGMAVTGLLFGFAGSGTTVVLWGTLFTLISNVYSNGYHVFTAELYPTAVRATAVGAAYALSRLVTAALPFVLIPVLDHAGSGAVFTVVAAALVILALDVLALGPRTTGLPVDQAAALPQRRPAPAPTARELTPALELDQPGGPRHA
- a CDS encoding YciI family protein, with product MIVLVLCRDRTGTQELRRAIRPAHLEYMMAARSRLVFGGPLTAEDGLAIGAVFALRVATTSEASRFLAGEPYHRAGVFESVVVHPMRQMVPEDPPGLLDAELDRARAAAADATMSS
- a CDS encoding MFS transporter produces the protein MSLRTPSTAAATAVGGNAGANQSVAGRWSRRDWSVLLVTCVGLFVTQLDLTVVNVAVGAIGRRLHASTGAVTWVVDGYFVTFAAFMIGFGDVGDLFGRRRVFLAGLAGFAAASTGCAAAPGVGWLILFRTLQGVAGAAVLVSSLAILTDAFDGTDRTRAIGVWSAVAGIALVVGPLVGGLVVDGLGWRWIFWINVPISFVSIAAGRRVLRESRRGGHDRHLDRGGQILAVLMLGALAWGLSEAAAEPGSVIGWLALGASVLLAAGFVAVERRCATPLVPLSVFRSRTFRGANLASLLVNFATLGLLYLLSLDFEHVDGRSATATGVRIAPLFAAYAAVSMLAGRIADRFGQRVPGTLGGLAAGTGVALVAADRASGVAATAGLVLAGVGIGLALPAVVSTAVAAVPGARAGLGSGLNNTARQIGGTLGIALLGGVVAGAGSERAGIGRALIAVAAAYTVAAALAASTLRRPAPVRGGPAHVPSPGGSDGHHGRQQP
- a CDS encoding chorismate mutase, which translates into the protein MTAGELDARPHPAPSRSWPTGLDLLGPETPDISTIDSVTEGREIIDELDDLIRDVIVLRRRVAWRIQKLRMTAGGGRIEMTREYEVTRRFLDALGPAGSEVAVALLLLCRGPAPSVDVRPSTEHD
- a CDS encoding prephenate dehydratase, coding for MTTTLDPAPAASVAYLGPAGTFTHRTVLADPALAALRHVPCADPDELMARLSDGSVTYGVLAWENSVAGLVGPTADLLAGLGTGKAVDPSERSQVRLHRDVVIPVRFQLVGRHGASPEALRTVSSHPHALDQCRAWLAEHAPRSSLVPTPSTTAALELALGDPTGRTAAVTPKAGLAAPRLSVLADDIGETATAETRFVVLGRDEPARTGRERTVIACFQRRDRPGSLMTVLEPFARAGIDLLRIESRPTRDGLGRFYFLIEWHGHPDDPPPRAVLRELAEHGVRVRVLGTFDEPAPSRPTPSRPTPSRPRKAG
- a CDS encoding FAD-binding oxidoreductase, translating into MTTVSRPARVVPDADALAELAAGLAGTVSTRPADLDTHGRDENHLDSIPPRAVVFAETRDDVVTTMRWSARHDVALIPFGTGTSAEGHVVPLGGEVSLDVSRMNRLVALCPEDFRAVVQPGLTRNGLNSRAREFGLTFPVDPGADASLGGMAATNASGTTTIRYGGMRANTLALEVVLASGEVLRLGRPVRKSSSGYDLRDLFIGSAGTLGVITELTVALHPVPEEIAVLRAFFPDVAAAVAGAFAAVGTGLPIARLELLDEITAGLLAQDVPGLVPDAPALFVELHSSTAAGLATELDIARRVLLDAGASTVGTATAQAEREAIWEARHRLYWSIRRAFPGRRYLITDTAVPLSAIVEHAQVISELRADLGLDVVTTGHVGDGNIHTVVAVAEGQDAPAALFSDQLVRHALRVGGTCTGEHGIGLSKRQYLTAEHGDAALWMARIKDLFDPANVLNPGKVVGPDLLSDALAAR
- a CDS encoding SAM-dependent methyltransferase; translation: MCASLSPQPAPSAAPAAPPPATIGPVADIFSSYVAASAISAAVELGLFDTLADGGTCRADDLRRGGEPVSPWVARALLNALAWAGIVELDTSDPALLVRPGPRFADAYELRGYFYWLVRGNGEVFTYAADLAPDRDEVTYHRDMRAVALSSRLMGNGEVEPLFDRVLGGLELTRVADLGCGSGGRLVRIMKRNPGVTGVGIDLAPASVELAGQVIAAEGLADRLSVRQGDVHRLTPADDLSDVDVVTCVFMGHDFWPRESCVRVLTNLRIAFPNLRTMLLCDVVRSEDTPGPDTPIFRLGFEAAHALMHTYLPTEAEWGEAFAEAGWTPRAAHHTVAPPGGVLFELVPVAPAGAASVDVVQAVTETVSAAR